The segment tgtgtgtgtgtgtgtgtctgtgtgtgtgtgtgtgtgtgtgtgtgtgtgtgtgtgtgtgtgtgtgtgtgtgtgtgttgtgtatgtgtggtgtgtgtgttgtgtgtgtgtatgtgtgtgtgtgtgtgtgtgtgtgtgtgtgtgtgtgtgtgtgtgtgtgtgtgtgttgtgtatgtgtggtgtgtctgtgtgtgtgtgtgtgtgtgtgtgtgtgtgtgtgtgtgtgtgtgtgtgtgtgtgtgtgttgtgtgtgtgtgtgtgtgtgtgtgtgtgtgtgtgtgtgtgtgtgtgtgtgtgtgtgtgtgtgtgtgtgtgtgtgtgttgtgtatgtgtggtgtgtgtgtgtgtatatacacacacacacacacacacacacacacacacacacacacacacacacacatatatatataaatatatacatatatatatatataaatatatatatttatatatatacatatgtatatatatatatatatatatatatatatatatatatatatatatatatatatatatatatatattcaaagtcaTCGTCAACCTATATTTTCCATTCACATATATAGCCTTCCCAATTGTCTTCACTATTTtctgctatttttcttttattcaactgtgtgtgtgtgtgtgtgtgtgtgtgtgtgtgagtgtgtgtgtgttatctacatatccatttacctatctacaaCCATAACTCACGCACAAGTAGCTGGCTTATCAGTGTTACATTTACTAGCTGCTAACATTATGAGAACGCaccctaagatttttttttttaatacagaaaACTCCATAAATATCACTAAGAAGCTTAACCCGCACCAGAAAAGGTCAGAGGGTATTAGACCAGCAGATAATCCGGCCAAATTTCAAGACAATCGGATAAGAAATGCGAGTTAAGAGATCCTGTCAAAACGCTCGGAAAGATGGGgataagtaggaggaagaaattCTGAAAAACGAAGGggtagaagaaggaaaggagaaggaaacaaaagtaaaattgttggggataaaagagaagaaagcggagaaggaggaggagaacaacaaGAAACAGAGCGATTAAAACAATTTTGTCTTTCTCCTGCTATGTGGTATTCTCTACGCAGATCTTCTAGAATATATCTTTCatggacaagcacacacacacacataaatacatacattagatAAAGACAGCCAAGTCACTGAAATCTGTGtatgcttatttgtgtgtttcgGGATAAGGGACAGTCCTGTATTATCCTGATAAATATTCGTTCATCTGCTAGTAAGAGTACTATAGTGAATTCTGATTTTATATCCTGAAATAGTATTTAAAgatatcatttttcctttttgtgtggaTTAGCGTCTCCTGGTAAAATCGACGGAGAATACTATTTCGACTCGATTGACCCGTTATACTTGATGTAACCTTTCCCTTCTAAGAACACCTTTGAAAGGGAAATGGGCGCTCTAGCCGCCCGTGAATGCGTCCTTCTCGGCCCTCTTACAAAATGTCCTCGCATCTTCCCGCGGTGAGGCTGTTCACAGTCAAATGCTTCCGTTACATCGAACCCTACGACTTTTGGGAGACACCTTGCACTGGCCTGGACATTCTGCCTTAGCTGAAGGCCTTGCATTCCGTATCTTTCCTGTAACTCGGGGTTGCATGAGACCAAACGGGTGTTTAGATTCTCTGCTCGATTGATATTTCAAAGGAATCTTCGCATGACGTCATACACAATGTTATTGTGCATGGCACTGCGGTCGAAACACTGCCTGAAGGAATGTCCTGCACGGAAGATTCATTCCGCAAAGCAGGTATGTGAGGATCGATGCTTTGTACAAATATCAAAGAGAACTTTATTTCGGCCAAAGCCACTTGGGCGGAACAAACCATAATACGGAATTCCCTCCATAAAAACAACTGGATGAAAGGGGAAACACTGAAGGTCTGCTGCAATTTTCCAATCACTGACATGATTGGGTCTTTGAGAAGATCAAAAGTCTATGCAAGTTCGGGACTTGGGAATTTCTTGGacattcacaaataaaattaTCTTTCATAATCTTTAGCCCGTTTTATTATGATAAACATTCTGATAATGAAAACCCCAATTCCCCTTGAAAAATCATCTCTAGGGTAAATGTAAAAATAGCCAGCTAAAACATATAGAtccagtataagtatatatatatatttatatatatatatgtatatatatatatacatacacatatatatatatatagatatagataaagatatttatgtgtgtgtgtatgtatacatatacatttatattcatatagatgtcaacatacacatacacacacacacacacacacacacacacacacacacacacacacacacacacatatatatatatatatatatatatgtatatatatatatatatatatatatatatatatatacatacatacacacacacacacacacacacacacacacacacacacacacacgcacacacatacacacacacacacacacacacacacacacacacacacacacacacacacacacacatatatatatatatatatatatatatatatatatatatatatgtacatatatacacatatctatatatacatttatatgcatataggtgtaaatatatatatatatatatatatatatatatatatatatatatatatatatatatatgtgtgtgtgtgtgtgtgtgtgtgtgtgtgtgtgtatctgtatacattacatgcatgcatgcatacatacatgcatatattttgtttgtttgtttgttcaacaagcAGGATCTAGGCCTATCTCAAGTACTACCCTTACCtgcctggatgcccttcctaatcgaccgcggttcagcgcgctactacttatgccacggcggcgacttcctttGCGACCCCTGCGTTTTGATTTCTCAAGacgatgtcgttttctcgccgtgagatcgggctcgagccaatagtcggagcgcaggcgttTTTTTACCACTgccgtggaattgaactcgggaccaggaggGTCGTAAGCCCAACGCTCTATCCACTGTATCACCACggaagttacatatatatatatatatatatatatatatatatatatatattatatatattattgtatcttCCCATTCCCGCATAGGtagccatacatgcatatatatatatatatatatatatatatatatatatatatatacatacatatatatatatatatatatatatatatgtgtgtgtgtgtgtgtgtgtgtctgtgtgtgtgtgtgtgtgtgtgtgtgtgtgtgtgtgtgtgtgtgtgtgtgtgtgtgtgtgaatgtgtgtaaatatatagatatatataatgtatatataaatatatatatatacatatatgtaaatatatatacatgcatgtatgactACCTATACTATAATTTTCCacccaaaaatatatacagaaataataataataataattattataaattaagTTTATAAGCTCGGTCTTCCAACTTTAAAATTAAGGatgaaattatgtatatgtacacctacatatatatatatatatatatatatatatatatatatatatatatatatatatgtgtaaatatatatatacatatataaatacacacacacacacacacacacacacacacacatatatatatatatatatatatatatatatgtatatatatacatatatataaatatatatattatatatatatatatatatatatatatatgtaaatatatatatatatatatatatatatatatatatacatatataaatacacacacacacacacatacacacatatatatatatatatatatatatatatatgtatatatatacatatatatatatatgtatacatatacatatatatatctatatatatatatatatatacgtatgtatatatatatatatatatatatatatatatatatatatatatgtatatatatatacatacatacgtatatatatatatatatatatatatatatatatatatatatatatatatatatgtgtgtgtgtgtgtgtgtatgtatatatatatgtatacatatatatatatatatatatatatatatatatatatatatataaatatatatatatatatatatatatatatatatatatatatatatatatatatatatatatctgtgtatatatatatgtgtatgtgtgtgtgtgtgtgtgtgtgtgtgtgagagagagagagagagagagagagagagagagagagagaggaagatacagacatatatactaactaaaaacaacgaaaacaaaccaCGTCAGCCTCaaacggcagagagagagagagagaagcaaagaaaacaaactcCAAAAAAGACACTATGCAGTCCGAAGAAACACAGAGACCATGATTTACACGATGACTCACGATGACTTGAATATATTCCATCACTCAATGTCGGGTCGTAATTTCCATTCACAATAGCGTCATGAATCCACTTTGGAGGCGAGAAATGCATGACAcgccggggaggggaggggtggggtggggtggggggatgtggggggaatGCTTTCTCCTTGGAACATGCTATGAGATACGTTGGGCACTAATAGGATTGAATGTAAATTTCGGGGGAAATATGTACGGTTATATTTCGTTCTGAATTATAAAAgaggtgagaaaagaaagaaggtgagaaagaaaggaagggaaagagagggaaagatagaaagaaagatacaagtaggcaggagagagaaacattcgacaggtgagagagagagagagagagagagagagagagagagagagagagagagagagagagagagatagatagatagatagatagatagagagagagagagagagagagagagagagagagagagagagagagagagagagagagagggagagagagggagataaagagagagagagagagggagagagagggagaaaagaagaatgtaAATCTCTACTCGGGTGACAATGcgacaaagacaaatagagagaaatagagagaagagagagagagagagagagagagagagagagagagagagagagagaggagagagagagagagagagagagagagagagagagagagagagagagagagagagagagagagagagagagagagagagagagagagagagagagagagagagagagagagggagaatgagagagagagagagagagagagagagagagagagagagagagagagagagagagagagagagagaggagagagaagagatgagagagagagagagagagagagagagagagagagagagagagagagagagagaatgagagagagagagagagagagagagagagagagagagagagagagagagagagagagagagagagagagagagagaaagagagagagagagagagagagagagagaatgagagaaagagacaatgagagagagagagagagaatgaagagagagagagagagagagagagagagagagagagagagagagagagagagagagagagaagacaaggagagagaaagatgagagagagagagagagagagacaatgagagagagagagagagagagagagagagagagagagagagagagagagagagagagagagagagagagagagagagagagagagagacaaagagggagagagagggagagggagagagagggagatagatagatagagagagagagagagagagagagagagagagagagagagagagagagagagagagagagagagagagagagagacagagagagacagagaaagagggagaatgagagagagagagagagagagagagagagagagagagagagagagagagagagagagagagagagagagagagagagagagagagagagaaagacaaaggaagagaaagaatgagagagagagagagagagagagagagagagagagagagagagagagagagagagagagagagagagagagagagagagagagagagagagagagagagagagagagagagagagagagagagagagagagatgagagaaagagacaatgagagagagagagagagaatgaagagagagagagagagagagagagagagagagagagagagagagagagagagagagagagagagagagagagagagagagagagagagagagagaatgagagaaagagacaatgcgagagagagagagagagagagagagagagagagagagagagagagagagagagagagagagagagagagagagagagagagagagagagagaaattgttacAGTACAGCAGGCGCTGAACTACAGTAAGCTACATTTAAGATAAAGCATCTCTTTGTATAATATTTTGGCTCGTGAATTTCACGGAAGGAGATCACGATGTCCCGCAGATGTTACCGTGTTATTGGCAAACTTTCTTGAAAAAATCTCCTTTTATTAAGTGCAACAGGATACAACGAATGCTAATTTGGCGCTGCATGCAACAtcttacatttcttttttatgAATTCTAATCCCATTGCTATTCATTTGCATTTCGTTCAGAAGGTGCTACTTTGCCCCAGGATGGGTGCGAGTACTGACATCCTGTCGTCCATTTATTTGTTGGTTTCTCGTCGGGGGTATGATTCCCGTCGTTCATTTTTAGAAACAACGTGCTTGGGACAGCTTCTCGCGGGCCTTCGAGGTGAATTTCTATTTCGTCAaaaatgtgtctgtttgtttgacctCACTGGGAGCGGAGGGAATTCGCACGGGATAGAGAGGTCGTCGAGAGAAACGGACGGGCGCGGAGTTCCCTTACTTCACTCTCGCAGGAAAGGAATCACGCCCTTTGAGCTGGAGCTGCTGAAGATGTCGCGCgcgcagagagagatagagagatgaagtaaGTTAAcgtaaacgcccccccccccccctcttccaggTATTCCTTGGAGCGGCACGAGGGCAACCGATCCCAGAAGTGGAAGCTGGTGATCCGCGACGTGCAGCTGGCGGACCAGGGCCAGTACCGCTGCCAGGTGTCCACTCAGATCCCCATGGTCATCTCTGTCACCCTCAACGTCACTGGTAAGGAGCCACGTCAAAGAGACGAGCGAGCGCTTGCTTGCAAATAAGggcatatatagaaaaaaatcttCTAAAATTAGTGGCGTACCTGGTGGAGGCATAATTACTTGAAAAGGCTCCCCTGGCCCCGAGGGGATCTCAAGATCATCTGGAGTCAGAGGCTCCTTTAATACCCTGCAATGAATATGACTAAACTTCCGTGATCTCACAGAACCCCAGCAACCCTCCAAAAGCTCATTCGGTTATGAGCCTTAATCGGTACCGGCTCAAGTCTATATGTCAATACATGATTATTCCCATATCGATTATAAACCTAAAATACTAGGCTaggtttttttctttcaaagaaaGTGTACTTGTACATGacattttaatttatcttttatatttagtGGCATGGGGACCATTTCATTTTCAAATTCTCAATTCCAGTTGCCTTTGCCCCATGTTTCACCAAACCTCACTGAATGTTAGAGGAAACCCTCAAGGACCCAGAATCCCGGATCCCAAAGTCTGTCGCTACAGCCCTATCTAAAATATATTTCGATAGGTGTGATTTCAAGACAGGAGAAGTAAGCATTCCCATAAATTTCTGGTTAAGGCGTCGGTAATGTTTGAATATCAGTGTTAAACTTGATCCTTGAAGGCTATTGTTATGACTAGATTTCTTAAAAATCATTTTACTTTATAAtatcagatacaaaaaatagtccGGTAAGGAGCTACTTCTGTCATCATAGTTACATTAGATTTTCCCTGATGGAGCCAAGAATCAATTTACAAAGTGTCAGACACTGATCTTTTATTTTTGAATTCTCCAGGTTAACAACTCGGTATCCCTTCAATGAGTTAACTTTAATTACGTAAGCTAACAGCCTACCGCATCTGCCTTAAAgccgctcctctcccccccagaGCCCCGGGCCCGCGTGGTGGACGAGCGAGGCACCAAAGTGCACGAGAAGCACTACAACAGCGGCAGCATGATCGAGCTCAAGTGCGAGATCGAGAGCGTTCCGTTCCCGCCGGCGGCGGTGTCGTGGCGGCGCGACGCGACGCTGCTCTCCTTCAACACCTCCCGGGGCGGCATCAGGTGAGTTACGCGGCGGCGGCGCTTCTGCGTGCATCATCGCGGAAGTCATCGGCGGCTCGAGCGCCCCGACCGGCGCCTCAATATGCCCTGATGGAGCGCCTCTCGCCAGATACGGTTATGGCCCTCAATATGCAGAGCTGCTTAGCATATTAGCGCAGTATATATTGACGGCGAGGCTACGTCACGCTGTACCTCGTGCGTCACGGAATGCATTAGCCTAGGGCAGATTTAGACGAAGATTCCCGTTGCATCTTTGTTGCTCATAGTGCCTCTCTCCCGTGTCAGCGTGAAGGGCGATGCCGCCTCTGGCTACATCAGGAGCCGCCTGTACGTGGCCGACGCCTCCCCGGCCGACTCCGGGCTGTACTCCTGCTGGTACGGGAACTACACCAGCGACACAGTCTCCGTCCATGTCATAGCCGGTGAGTGTGCTTGGCCGCTAAGAACTTCTAGAAGGTAGCTCATATGCTGTGGAACTTCTAGGAAGCAATAAAGACACGCTAGTTTCAATCCAAAGATGTAACGCTGACATCAACAGGTGGTGCTAAAACTTCCACCTGATGCTGTAACATCTACAGCAACAGGTGGATACTAATAATCTACGTTCGCTGTGCAGGGCGAACGCCGGTTTTATACAGCACTTCCAATCGCTGACAGTATTttctcatttgtattttttattgtaagtGATGTCATATAAATGGCTTTTCCCTACGATCTGTtcctcattttttaatttttttatttacgaGTTAATTACGTCAGGAACTGCTCTTTCTGCCATGGCTCAATTAATTGTCGTGTCAAAGGAAGATTTAAGCACGTTAACGAAACATATTCACTTAAGAGCAAAGGTGATGGCATGAAAAGGCCTTTTGCCTACAAAATTAAGGATGCTTATATTCAGATAACAATAGAATTCCAGAAGCAGTGTTTACGCCTTGTGTGAAACGAATTATTTAGAAATGGGTCCGAAGCAAATTTTCCGAACGATACAAAGTTGGATCGTCCGACATTTCGGGGCCTGAAAGTAGCGGTTGCATGCCGATGTACGATGATTATTTGACAACGCATCTCTTTACCAAAGGGATTTGAAGTGATAGAATTAACATTTATGTGCTTCtacagatgagggagaaggaaacggggaggataaaagtgataattaatCCTAATAGGTTAATTAACTTTAATTAGTTCCATGCTGAAATCAAGAGAACTGTTTAATCTTGTTACGAAAAATAATGACGAAACTTTTCAGCAGGAGTTGAAATGAGCAAAGCATGATTAATTATGTAACCGTCGGGGAAAGCAACAGTGGAgataataaatgcaaatataataaCCTTAGTAATACTaatgcgataacaataataataatgataataatgataataatgataaggatgataaggatgatactaatagtaatggtcataataataatgataatgataataataataaaaataaaaatgatgaatgtcatagagataatgataatgatattaataatgacaataataaggatgataataataatagtaacaataataatagaaataatgaaaatgatgatatttacAATATTAAGGATgatcaaagatgataatgataataataataacaataaggatgatgatgatgttgatattaaaaataatgatattaatagtaataataataataatgataataatgatactactactactactactaatactaataataataataacagtgatgctaccacgtctactactactacaaaaactactactagtaatgataaagataataatgctaataataataatgatgatgttgataataataataatataacaataataacaataatagtaataatgataatgataatgataatgataataataatgataacaataataataatagtaatacttatattgataatggtaataataacaatgataaggaaaattatgataatgatagtaatcataactataaaattgacaataaggataagagtaataatgatattatggtaattgtgaagatattgataatgataataacgttaatgataatgacaatgataatggtgaaaatattgataattctgatgataatgattatgataataacgttaatgataataacagtaataataataataataataataacaataatgataatagtaataatgataatgataatgataataataataataataaggatataataatagtaatgatatcagtgataatgataataataataaccataataatgataataataataacaatattgataataataagattgataataatgatgataatagtaatactaatactactactaataacaatgataataattttaatactagtgataatgataataataataataatgataataatgataatgatgataataataatgataataatgataatgataataacaatgattttgataataattatgataatgataataacaatgattatgatattgattatgataatggtgataatgataataataataattataataataataataatgctaatgataacaataatgataataatattaataatagtgataataataataataataacaacaacaatagtaataatgataataataatgataataataataacaataataataataataataataataatgataataagaatgattacaataataataatgataataatgcttagtagtaaaaataatgaaagtaataatagtaataaatataattgataataatgataataatagtaataataatgataataataatatagttatgatgataataa is part of the Penaeus chinensis breed Huanghai No. 1 chromosome 2, ASM1920278v2, whole genome shotgun sequence genome and harbors:
- the LOC125034487 gene encoding uncharacterized protein LOC125034487; the encoded protein is MGASTDILSSIYLLVSRRGYSLERHEGNRSQKWKLVIRDVQLADQGQYRCQVSTQIPMVISVTLNVTEPQQPSKSSFVAWGPFHFQILNSSCLCPMFHQTSLNVRGNPQGPRIPDPKSEPRARVVDERGTKVHEKHYNSGSMIELKCEIESVPFPPAAVSWRRDATLLSFNTSRGGISVKGDAASGYIRSRLYVADASPADSGLYSCWYGNYTSDTVSVHVIAGENSAAMQHDSLPTTAAADTTSGAPSLSSLLHLYLLAAAFLFASWAAPRCSLRPSRSQPSCDPSSPLAVRVVAGARGFATPVPAARQALCVQR